The Bremerella cremea sequence GTTCCTCTCGTGAAGATGCCGAAAAAGGGCTATCCAAGATCCTGATGCCCAAGCAAATGGAACGCCTCAAGCAAATCCAAGTCCAGCAACAAGCTCGGGGACGTGGCGGCCTGTCGATCACCAGCGACGAAATCGCCTCGGAATTGGGCCTCGATCAAGCCCAAATCGCAAAGCTAGAAGCCAAAGCGGAACAACTGCAAGAAGAAATGCGGGCGAAAGTGGCCGAACTTCGCAAGCAAGCCGACGACGAATTGGTCAAAATGCTAACTCCAGAGCAGCAAGCCAAATGGAAGAAGATGGTCGGCGAACCGTTTGAAATGGTCATCGAACGGGGTGGTCCAGGTGGGCAGCGTGGCCCAGGAGCTCCCGGCGGTCAACGTGGTCAGCGCGGCCCACGCGGCCCGCGGGGCGGCAACAACAGCGATATTTAAAACTTAATTTCTTAGCTCCCTTTATTAGGGAATTTAAAGCACCACTAACCCCTCGCCAGGCTTCCGGGCGAGGGGTTATCCGTTAAGATCGGTCTACTCACGTTCGGATTTGGAAATTAGCGAAACAAATCCCCATTGCAAAACGTTTAATACTTAGCAAGCTAAAACCAACTTGACTGGTACGAACAACTAAACAAACACCCCGCCAAGGGGGCATAGTACCAAGTGAACTTGGATTAGATTGATATTCCCCCCTACCTCTCCCCTAGTAGTGACAATTCTTCATGGTCGATGCCGGTGAAATTCTGTTGAGCTGCGGACTGCTAACGCCGGAACAGGCTGACATCGTCCGTAACGAGCAGGAATCAAGTGCGGACTTTATTCCCAAAGCGGTTGAGCTCTCCTTCGTCGAAGAAGACGCCGCACTGAAGGCCCTAGGCCAAGCCGTCGGGCTCGAGTTCATTGATCTAACGCATACCGAAATCGACACGGCCCTGATTCGCAGCATTCCGCAGCGGCTCATTTATCGCCAATCGCTGCTGCCGGTCCGCCGCGAAAATGGGTGCATCATCGTCGCCACGAGCGACCCCTTCGATCTCTATCCCTTGGACGAAGTCGCCGCCGCGACCGGGCTCAGCGTGCAGCCGGTTTTGGCTGGCCGCAGCGAAATCGCCAAGCTCATCAAAGCCAACCTCGGTGTTGGTGGCGAAACGGTCGAAGGGATGTTGGCCCGCAAAGAAGAAGACGGGGGAGACGTCGAACTCCTGCAAGACCTCGACGACGAGGGAGGCGAACTGGCTGAGGTCGAGCAAGAGGCATCGGTTATTCGCCTGGTGAATGAAATCTTGCTCGAAGCGATCGAGACCCGCACGAGCGACGTTCACATCGAAACCCAGTCGAACAACAGCGTCGTGATTCGCTACCGGATTGACGGTATGCTCCACTCGCAAGCGGTTCCGCCGGAGATCAACTATTTTCAAGCGGCCATCATCAGCCGTTTGAAGATCATGTCGCGACTAAACATCGCCGAAAAGCGACTGCCACAAGACGGTCGCATGAAGTTGAAAGTCCGCGGTCGCGAAATCGACGTGCGTGTGTCGGTCATCCCGATGATTCACGGCGAGAGTATCGTGATGCGTATTCTCGACAAGGGAAACCTCTCGTTCGACCTGCAAAAGCTAGGCATGGATGTCGACGTTTATTCCCAGTTCCAAAAAATCATTCGCCAACCGCACGGTATTATCCTGGTCACCGGGCCGACCGGTTCTGGTAAGACGACCACACTGTACAGTTCGCTGCTGGAAATCCGGGACGAAGCCACCAAGATCATCACCACCGAAGACCCGGTCGAATATCAGCTCGACGGGATCAACCAGATCCAAGTTCACTCGAAGATCGGGCTAACGTTTAGCGCATCGCTGCGAAGTATTTTGCGTCACGACCCCGACGTCGTCCTGGTGGGTGAAATTCGTGACTTGGAAACAGCTGAAAACGCGATTCAAGCTTCGCTAACCGGTCACTTGGTGTTCAGCACGCTGCACACCAACGACGCCGCCGGGGCGTTTGCCCGTATGGTCGACATGGGCGTCGAACCGTTTCTGATTGCTTCCACCGTGGAAGGAGTCATGGCCCAGCGTTTGGTGCGTCGCCTTTGCCCCGAATGCAAAATACCGCACGAAGTGCATCGCGCCGATCTTCCTGATGACTTCCCCTGGGACGAATTACAAAACCAAGATGAAAAACGGTTATTCCACCCCGTTGGCTGTCGCAAATGCCGTGGCGTCGGTTACACCGGGCGAATGGGCATTTACGAATTGCTGACCACCACCGAAGATTTGCGTCAAATGGTGCACGACAACGTCAGTAGCTGGGAAATCAAGCAAGCCGCGATGAAGCAAGGCATGCCTACGCTAAGACAATATGGCTGGCGAAAAGCGATCGGGGGTCAGACTTCCGTGGAAGAAATCTTGCGTGTCACCAAGAGTGATAACGCCGGTGGCCGCAAATAAGAATAAACTATCCCTCGTCACTCCTACTCAATCTATTCAAAGATCATGCCTGACTTCGCTTATGTCGCCCGAAATCTGCAGGGACAAAAAGTCTCCGGGAAGCTGACTGCGCAGTCAGAAGGGGACGTCTTGAATTCGCTCATGGCGAAGTCACTGTTCCCGATCGAGGTTAAGCAGGAAAAGAAGGGAAATCGTTTTCAGTTTGGTGGCAAGAAGGTCAGCCCTCAGCTGGCCGCGACATTCTACGCCCAGTTGGCCTCGCTCGTACGCAGTGGCGTGCCGCTGATGCGGTCTTTGAACGTGCTGCACGATCAAGCCTCGAACGAGGCCCTGAAAACGGTTCTGGAAGACATTCGTAATCGCGTTGAAGAAGGGGAAGCCCTCGACGCGGCCATGGCACGTCACCCTAGAGCGTTCAACGACATGGCAATCAACATGGTCAAAGCAGGGGCTGAGGGTGGCTTCCTGGAAGATGCACTGGAACGCGTCGCATCGTTCACCGAAGAGCAAGAAGACCTTAAAGGGCGTACCGTCAGTGCCCTAGCCTATCCGTTTTTCCTGGCGGTGGTCGGAACGGGCATCTTAACGTTCCTGCTGGTTTTCTTCGTGCCTAGCTTCGAGGAAATGTTCGCTCGCCTACGCGAACGAGGACAACTTCCGCCAATTACCGACTGGTTGTTGTGGTTTAGCGGAACCTTGAACAGCTATGGATTGTTTATTGTAATAGGGCTTGTCCTCTTGTTTTTCTATCTGCGAACGCAGTTACAGACCGAGACCGGCAAGCGACGTTTCGACTACTTTAAGATCAAAGTTCCCCTCTTGGGCAGCATTATGCTGGACTTGGCCGTGGCTCGGTTTTGTCGCGTGCTAGGTACGATGCTCAAAAATGGTGTCCCCATTTTGCGAGCCCTGGAAATCAGCCGCCAGGCTGCTGGTAATCGTATTTTGTCGACCGCCATCGAGAACGCCTCGGACAACATTTCCTCCGGTGAATCATTAGCCTCCCCCTTAGGTAGCTCTGGCTATTTTCCGAAAACGGTGGTGGAAATGATCAGCGTGGCCGAAGAATCCAACTCGCTTGATCGCGTACTAGTTGAAATTGCAGACGGGCTAGAACGAAGAACATCCCGTCGGCTTGATTTGGCGGTTCGTTTGTTAGAACCGCTCATGCTGCTAGTCATGGCCGGTGTCGTGCTGGTGGTGGTGATCGCGTTGCTGCTGCCGGTCTTCCGCATGAGTGCTTCGCTGTAATCACGGTTTCAAAAACAAAAAACACATACAAAAACAACACACCCACAATTGTCAAAGGAGTATTATTTTCATGTCTCGTATTCGACGACATCGCCGTCCCGCTGCGGGTTTTACGCTCATCGAAGTTTTGCTGGTGCTTGTGATTCTCGTGATCTTGGGCTCGCTGGCCGGTGTGTCTTACTTCAACATGCAGAAAACGGCCTTGGTCAACGCTGCCAAATCGCAGGTCGGTTTGATCGACAACGCCGTGCAGGTTTATCAGTTGGACATGAACAAGCCCCCCGCCACGCTCGAAAACTTGATCTCCCAGCCTTCCGACGACAAGAACGGCAAGTGGAAGGGCCCTTACTGGGAAAAAGACACCATGCCAATCGACCCGTGGGATAACGAATACCAATACGAAGTCACCGGCGCGACCTACAAGGTTTGGTCGATGGGTCCGGATGGTGCCAGCGGTACCGACGACGACATCAACGGCTAAGCTTAGTCGTTTGCTAACCCGTGGGTGCCACGTTTTCTGCGATGCAATTTGGGCAGCGTAGCAAGACTTGGCACCCCGCTTTGTAAGTTGATAGGATTCTTCTCGTGGTTTTCACGTTCGCTCTTACCGAAACCTCTCGGACACCTCGGCTTGCCGCCGGGCGTGAGCGATACGCGTTTACCTTGCTAGAAATCTTACTGGTCCTGGTCATTCTGGCAGCCATGATTGGCCTCGGTATGCCGGCCATCTTTAATGCCCTGAAAGGGCACCGCCTCAAGGTTTCTGCGGAACGCGTGCAAACCGAATTCATGCGGGCTCGTGTCGATGCAATGGAGTCAGGCCGGATTCGGATGTTCCGCTATCAGCCTGACACCGGCAACTTTACCGTTGCACCCTTTCTACAAAGCAGTGACGAGTTGGAAAACAATTTGGCCGGCACCAGCCAAGGCGTCGGAGTTTCCAACTTAGTGCTGGAGTCTGCCGAGCAGGAAAAGGTCAGCAAGACGTTAGAGGAAGGGATTGTCTTCCTCTCCAACGATGTCGAAACCGACATGCGCAGCTACACGTTGGCCCAAGAGCAAGGGGGGGACCTGACTGTTTCTGGCTGGTCGACACCGATTTTGTTTTATCCGGACGGTACCACCTCGAATGCGTTGCTCTACCTGAAAAGCGACGGAGGTACGATCACCTCGATCAAATTACGTGGCCTGACTGGCGTCGCGCGGATTGTCGAACCTGAACTCGCCAACGCAGGAGAGTGACCATGAC is a genomic window containing:
- a CDS encoding GspE/PulE family protein; protein product: MVDAGEILLSCGLLTPEQADIVRNEQESSADFIPKAVELSFVEEDAALKALGQAVGLEFIDLTHTEIDTALIRSIPQRLIYRQSLLPVRRENGCIIVATSDPFDLYPLDEVAAATGLSVQPVLAGRSEIAKLIKANLGVGGETVEGMLARKEEDGGDVELLQDLDDEGGELAEVEQEASVIRLVNEILLEAIETRTSDVHIETQSNNSVVIRYRIDGMLHSQAVPPEINYFQAAIISRLKIMSRLNIAEKRLPQDGRMKLKVRGREIDVRVSVIPMIHGESIVMRILDKGNLSFDLQKLGMDVDVYSQFQKIIRQPHGIILVTGPTGSGKTTTLYSSLLEIRDEATKIITTEDPVEYQLDGINQIQVHSKIGLTFSASLRSILRHDPDVVLVGEIRDLETAENAIQASLTGHLVFSTLHTNDAAGAFARMVDMGVEPFLIASTVEGVMAQRLVRRLCPECKIPHEVHRADLPDDFPWDELQNQDEKRLFHPVGCRKCRGVGYTGRMGIYELLTTTEDLRQMVHDNVSSWEIKQAAMKQGMPTLRQYGWRKAIGGQTSVEEILRVTKSDNAGGRK
- a CDS encoding type II secretion system F family protein; this translates as MPDFAYVARNLQGQKVSGKLTAQSEGDVLNSLMAKSLFPIEVKQEKKGNRFQFGGKKVSPQLAATFYAQLASLVRSGVPLMRSLNVLHDQASNEALKTVLEDIRNRVEEGEALDAAMARHPRAFNDMAINMVKAGAEGGFLEDALERVASFTEEQEDLKGRTVSALAYPFFLAVVGTGILTFLLVFFVPSFEEMFARLRERGQLPPITDWLLWFSGTLNSYGLFIVIGLVLLFFYLRTQLQTETGKRRFDYFKIKVPLLGSIMLDLAVARFCRVLGTMLKNGVPILRALEISRQAAGNRILSTAIENASDNISSGESLASPLGSSGYFPKTVVEMISVAEESNSLDRVLVEIADGLERRTSRRLDLAVRLLEPLMLLVMAGVVLVVVIALLLPVFRMSASL
- the gspG gene encoding type II secretion system major pseudopilin GspG, producing MSRIRRHRRPAAGFTLIEVLLVLVILVILGSLAGVSYFNMQKTALVNAAKSQVGLIDNAVQVYQLDMNKPPATLENLISQPSDDKNGKWKGPYWEKDTMPIDPWDNEYQYEVTGATYKVWSMGPDGASGTDDDING
- a CDS encoding prepilin-type N-terminal cleavage/methylation domain-containing protein; its protein translation is MVFTFALTETSRTPRLAAGRERYAFTLLEILLVLVILAAMIGLGMPAIFNALKGHRLKVSAERVQTEFMRARVDAMESGRIRMFRYQPDTGNFTVAPFLQSSDELENNLAGTSQGVGVSNLVLESAEQEKVSKTLEEGIVFLSNDVETDMRSYTLAQEQGGDLTVSGWSTPILFYPDGTTSNALLYLKSDGGTITSIKLRGLTGVARIVEPELANAGE